The genomic window TGCTCTACTTCTGGCAGGGCGGTTTCAACCCGCTGTGGGGCCTGCTGGGCGGCCTTGCCTACACCCTCGCCGCCTTTCGCGGGCGGCTGGGGGAGCTGCGCCTCGTCTTCTGGCCCGCGGCGGGCGGCGCCCTCGTCGCCGCGGCGCTCTTCGGCATCGCCGCGGTCAAGGTGCCCGAACAGGCCGAGCTGCCCGACCTAACCCTGACCACCCTCGCGGGGGCGCCGCGCAACCTCGCCGACTACCGCGGCCAGCCCGTGGTGATCAACGTCTGGGCCACGTGGTGCCCGCCCTGCCGCCGCGAGATGCCGATGCTGGCCCAGGCCGAGGAGGAGAACCCCGGGGTCGCCTTCGTCTTCGTCAACAGCGGCGAGACCGAAGCCCAGGTGCGCGCCTTCCTCGACGAAGAGGGGTTGTTCTTCAACCACATGCTGCTGGACCCGGGGCAGCGGCTGGTCCCCCGGCTGAACGTGATCGGCTACCCCACGACCTTCTTCTTCAACCGCGACGGGGTGCTGGTGGCGCGCAAGACCGGCGAGCTCAGCCGCGCCGCCCTGGAGGACTTCCTCAAGCGCATCCGCTGAACCGGAGAACCCATGCCGCCGATCCGCGTCCTCTTCGTCTGCCTGGGCAACATCTGCCGCAGCCCCCTCGCCGAGGGCGCGGCGCGCAAGCTCGTGCGTGAACGCGGCCTGGAGCACCGCTTCCGCTTCGACTCCGCGGGCACCGCCGGCTACCACGAAGGCGAGCCCTACGACCCGCGGGTGCGCAAGGTGCTCGCGGACCACGGCGCGCTCTTCCCGCACACCGCCCGCCGCATCACCGCGGAGGACTACCGCGCCTTCGACTGGATCCTGGGTATGGACGAGGCCAACCTGCGCGACCTCCGGCGCCTGGCCCCGCCGGATACTGCGGCGCGCATCGCGCTCGTCACCGAGCCCTGGGGCGGCGGCCGCGTGACCGACCCCTACTACGCCGACGACTGGGCCTGCGAACAGACCTACCTCGAGCTCGAGGACCTGGTGGCCCGCTGGCTCGAGCGCTGGACGAACGGCGAGGATGGACCCGAGGGAGCTGCTTAACCGCGCCGGGCTGCCTCCCGAGGGCCGGGCCGAACCGCTGGCCGGCGGCGACATGGGGCGCGTCTGGCGGCTGGGGCGGTACGTGGTCAAGACCCACCCGAACCCGCCCCGGGGCCTCTTCCCCGCCGAGGCCCGGGGCCTCGGCGCGCTGGCCAAGGCGGGCGTGCGCGTGCCCCGGGTGCACTGGGTGGGCGAGGAGGGGATCGTGCTCGACTACCTGCCGCCCGGGCCCGCGGACTGGGCGGGGCTGGGGCGGATGCTCGCCCGCCTGCACGCACACCGCGGCGCGCGCTACGGTGCCGACGAGCCCGTCTTCCTGGGGCGGTTCGAGCTGCCCGCGGGAACGCGGACGGACTGGACCGGCTTCTGGGTGGAACGGCGCCTGCGGCCGCTGCTGCAGGCCACGCGGCCTCGGCTGGGCGGGCTGGCCGGGCCGCTCGAGCGCTTTTTGCAGAGCTTCACCTGGCCCGCCGAGGGGCCGGTGCTGATCCACGGCGACCTCTGGAGCGGCAACGTGCTGATGAGCGCGCAGGGGCCGGCGCTGATCGACCCCTCGGCCTGGTACGGCGAACGCGCGGTCGATCTGGCGATGATGCGGCTCTTCGGGGGGTTCCCCGAGGCCTTCTGGTCGGGCTACGAAGCGCTGCGGCCCCTGCCGCCGGAGGTGCGCGCGGCGCTGCCCGCCTACCAGCTCTACTTTCTGCTGGTGCACGTGCATTTCTTCGGTTCGGGCTACCTCGCCGGGGTGCGCCGGGTGCTCCAGCACTATGGCTTTCTATAGCGTAAAATGAACGGGCGCCATGGAAGGCACCTTCGCCCTGCTCGGACCGCTCGACCTGCTGCAGCTCCTCGCCCGCGGCGGGAAGAAGGGGGTGTTCCAGACCCTCGCCCCCTCGGGTAAGGGCGCCGTCTACCTGCACGGCAGCCGCGTGACCCACGCCCACTGGAGCGGGGTCGTGGGCGAGGAGGCCATGATGCGGGTGCTCCTGCTCAAGGAGGGCCGCTTCCGCTTCATCGAGGGCGCCGAGGCCGACGAGATCACGCTCGAGCGCGGCCTGGACCACTACCTGCTCCAGGCCATCCGCCGCCTCGACGACCGCGTCGAGGTCACCCCCTTCGACCGCGTCAGGTTCGGCCGCGGAGGTCGCGTGGGCCACCTGACCCTCAACCCCGACGAGCTGGCGCTCTTCACCCACCTGAGCAAACCCGTCTCGGTCCTCGATCTGGCGGTGGCCAGCGAGAGGTCGCTGCGCACGGTCATGACCACGCTGGGCCACCTGGCGCGCCTGGGCGTGATCGAAGTGGAACACCGCGCCCCCCACACCGCCCGCCTCACCCTGGCGCTGCAGGACCCGCTGCCCCCCTACGCCCACGTGGACGAGCTGCTGCTCTCCGCCTGGCGGCTGCACTACGGCCGCTTCGACCACGTCCACGTACGGGTGGACAACCGCACCCTCAAGCTTCCCGTGCGCGGCTCGGAAGACCTGGGGGGGCGGCTGCTGCTGGGCACCGGCCAGCTGATCATG from Oceanithermus desulfurans includes these protein-coding regions:
- a CDS encoding low molecular weight protein-tyrosine-phosphatase; protein product: MPPIRVLFVCLGNICRSPLAEGAARKLVRERGLEHRFRFDSAGTAGYHEGEPYDPRVRKVLADHGALFPHTARRITAEDYRAFDWILGMDEANLRDLRRLAPPDTAARIALVTEPWGGGRVTDPYYADDWACEQTYLELEDLVARWLERWTNGEDGPEGAA
- a CDS encoding TlpA disulfide reductase family protein, encoding MDAVSLGPFVMPLDRLYTLLALAGFLATAELMARRLKLVFLSNWAWNAVFAGLIAARLGYVAGHWPVYREDLLSVLYFWQGGFNPLWGLLGGLAYTLAAFRGRLGELRLVFWPAAGGALVAAALFGIAAVKVPEQAELPDLTLTTLAGAPRNLADYRGQPVVINVWATWCPPCRREMPMLAQAEEENPGVAFVFVNSGETEAQVRAFLDEEGLFFNHMLLDPGQRLVPRLNVIGYPTTFFFNRDGVLVARKTGELSRAALEDFLKRIR
- a CDS encoding fructosamine kinase family protein; its protein translation is MDPRELLNRAGLPPEGRAEPLAGGDMGRVWRLGRYVVKTHPNPPRGLFPAEARGLGALAKAGVRVPRVHWVGEEGIVLDYLPPGPADWAGLGRMLARLHAHRGARYGADEPVFLGRFELPAGTRTDWTGFWVERRLRPLLQATRPRLGGLAGPLERFLQSFTWPAEGPVLIHGDLWSGNVLMSAQGPALIDPSAWYGERAVDLAMMRLFGGFPEAFWSGYEALRPLPPEVRAALPAYQLYFLLVHVHFFGSGYLAGVRRVLQHYGFL
- a CDS encoding DUF4388 domain-containing protein, with translation MEGTFALLGPLDLLQLLARGGKKGVFQTLAPSGKGAVYLHGSRVTHAHWSGVVGEEAMMRVLLLKEGRFRFIEGAEADEITLERGLDHYLLQAIRRLDDRVEVTPFDRVRFGRGGRVGHLTLNPDELALFTHLSKPVSVLDLAVASERSLRTVMTTLGHLARLGVIEVEHRAPHTARLTLALQDPLPPYAHVDELLLSAWRLHYGRFDHVHVRVDNRTLKLPVRGSEDLGGRLLLGTGQLIMHELNAGQTLMVWPALPGGPQG